One stretch of Lachnospiraceae bacterium oral taxon 096 DNA includes these proteins:
- the cbiG gene encoding cobalt-precorrin 5A hydrolase, with amino-acid sequence MKITIISFTEQGMRLGQRVNELLNTMGHHVEMVDRMKNHRVPLKEFAGEYFYSNDALVFIGATGIAVRAIAPFLKDKFEDPAVLCMDELGNYVISLLSGHMGGANELSRILAEHLGANAVITTATDVEGVWAVDEWAKKNKLKLSDRKLAREVSSRLLDGESVEMVSGYKIIGKVPTYLRNSQSPISIYVTNRTFKKSTPEKSILRLIPKNICVGVGCKKDTEIEKMDEAFSAWLTKNQIDGAAIASFATIDLKANEPAILALAKKYKARLKIYTAKDLEKAKGDFNDSEFVEEITGVGNVCERASSLVYSERMSEKECFDGITFASTYNKDLTYAFF; translated from the coding sequence ATGAAGATTACAATTATTAGTTTTACAGAGCAGGGGATGCGCCTAGGGCAGCGAGTGAATGAATTACTAAATACAATGGGGCATCATGTGGAGATGGTGGATCGAATGAAAAATCACCGTGTGCCATTAAAAGAATTTGCAGGAGAATATTTCTATTCCAATGATGCTTTGGTGTTTATTGGGGCCACAGGTATTGCAGTGCGAGCGATTGCTCCATTTTTGAAGGATAAGTTTGAAGATCCAGCAGTTTTGTGTATGGATGAGCTTGGAAATTATGTCATTTCCCTTCTTTCAGGACATATGGGCGGTGCCAATGAGCTTTCGAGGATTCTTGCTGAGCATTTGGGGGCAAATGCAGTGATTACGACAGCAACAGATGTCGAGGGTGTTTGGGCTGTGGATGAATGGGCAAAGAAAAATAAGTTAAAGTTGAGTGACAGAAAATTGGCCAGGGAGGTGAGTTCACGACTATTGGATGGCGAGAGTGTGGAGATGGTTTCTGGCTATAAGATTATTGGAAAGGTACCAACCTATTTGAGAAATAGTCAGAGTCCAATTTCTATCTATGTGACGAATCGCACATTTAAAAAGAGTACACCTGAAAAATCAATTCTTCGCTTAATTCCAAAGAATATTTGTGTTGGCGTGGGCTGTAAGAAAGATACAGAAATTGAAAAGATGGATGAGGCTTTTTCTGCGTGGTTGACAAAAAATCAAATTGATGGTGCAGCAATTGCCAGCTTTGCTACCATTGACTTAAAGGCCAATGAACCAGCTATCTTGGCCTTGGCAAAGAAGTACAAGGCAAGATTAAAAATTTACACCGCAAAGGATTTGGAAAAGGCAAAGGGGGATTTTAATGACTCCGAGTTTGTAGAAGAGATTACAGGAGTTGGCAATGTGTGCGAGCGTGCAAGTAGTTTAGTGTATTCAGAGAGAATGTCCGAAAAGGAATGCTTTGATGGGATTACCTTTGCGAGCACCTACAACAAGGACTTGACCTATGCATTCTTCTAG
- the rpsA gene encoding 30S ribosomal protein S1 has translation MSDLSFEEMLEDSLKTIRTGEVVTGKVINVKEDQIILNIGFKSDGIITRNEYTNDNSLDLRTVVHEGDEIEAKVLKVNDGEGQVVLSSRRLAVDKGSLKLQQAFENHEILTAKVVQVLEGGLSVDIEDTKVFIPASLVSDTYEKDLKKYAGQEISFVLTEFNPRRRRIIGDRKELMKAKKAELQKELFARIKPGDRVEGVVKNVTDFGAFVDLGGADGLLHISEMSWGRIENPKRVFKTGDKVTVMIKDITGEKIALSMKFPEVNPWKDAAEKYAKGTVVKGRVARMTDFGAFVELEPGIDALLHVSQIAKDHVEKPSDVLKVGQEVEARVVDINEEDQKISLSIRSLLNNQEKESVDEE, from the coding sequence ATGTCAGACCTTAGTTTTGAAGAGATGTTAGAGGATTCATTAAAAACAATACGTACAGGAGAGGTTGTCACTGGTAAAGTAATCAATGTTAAAGAAGACCAGATCATTTTGAATATTGGTTTTAAGTCAGATGGTATTATTACTCGTAACGAGTACACAAATGACAACAGTCTAGATCTTCGTACTGTGGTTCATGAAGGTGATGAAATTGAGGCAAAGGTTCTCAAAGTGAATGATGGAGAGGGACAGGTAGTTCTTTCTTCAAGAAGACTTGCCGTAGATAAAGGTTCATTAAAGTTACAGCAAGCATTTGAAAATCATGAGATACTTACAGCAAAGGTTGTACAAGTACTTGAGGGTGGTCTTAGTGTAGATATTGAGGACACAAAGGTGTTTATTCCAGCAAGTCTTGTATCAGATACTTATGAGAAAGATTTGAAAAAGTATGCGGGTCAGGAGATTAGCTTTGTTCTCACAGAGTTCAATCCAAGACGTCGTCGCATTATTGGCGACCGCAAGGAGTTGATGAAGGCGAAGAAGGCGGAACTTCAAAAAGAACTCTTTGCTAGAATTAAACCAGGGGATAGAGTTGAGGGCGTTGTAAAAAATGTCACGGATTTTGGTGCTTTTGTTGATCTTGGCGGAGCGGATGGTCTTCTTCATATTTCAGAGATGAGTTGGGGAAGAATTGAAAATCCAAAGAGGGTATTTAAGACAGGCGATAAGGTGACCGTAATGATCAAGGATATCACTGGTGAGAAGATTGCTTTGAGCATGAAGTTCCCAGAGGTTAATCCATGGAAGGATGCAGCAGAAAAGTATGCAAAGGGCACAGTGGTTAAGGGCCGTGTTGCTCGTATGACAGATTTTGGTGCCTTTGTTGAACTTGAGCCAGGTATTGATGCACTCCTACATGTTTCTCAGATTGCAAAAGATCATGTAGAAAAGCCATCTGATGTACTCAAAGTAGGTCAGGAAGTTGAGGCTCGCGTAGTGGATATCAACGAAGAGGATCAAAAGATTTCTTTGAGCATCAGAAGTTTGCTGAACAATCAGGAGAAAGAGTCTGTTGACGAGGAATAA
- the ispH gene encoding 4-hydroxy-3-methylbut-2-enyl diphosphate reductase translates to MREVILAETAGFCFGVQKAMDTVYSEVEKGNQVYTLGPIIHNEEVVKDLASKGVQVIEGLDELKESGTLIIRSHGISKDVMDTCLDSGMKVVDATCPFVKKIHNIVQEECKIGRRVIIFGNPKHPEVEGIQGWGDENTVAVENFEGFMNLNLKPDEKISIVAQTTYNYNKFKEILDKISDLGYDIKCFNTICNATQERQVEACEIAAKVDAMIVIGGKSSSNTAKLVEICKNECANTIFIQTLEDLNLDDLFSVRSVGITAGASTPKQIIEEVHSNVRP, encoded by the coding sequence ATGCGAGAGGTGATTTTAGCAGAAACCGCAGGATTTTGCTTTGGTGTACAGAAGGCAATGGATACTGTTTACAGCGAAGTAGAAAAGGGAAATCAAGTGTATACTTTGGGACCAATTATTCATAATGAAGAAGTGGTCAAAGATTTAGCTAGCAAGGGTGTGCAGGTGATTGAGGGATTGGATGAATTAAAAGAGAGTGGAACTTTAATTATTCGTTCCCATGGTATTAGTAAGGATGTGATGGATACCTGCCTAGACAGTGGAATGAAGGTGGTTGATGCTACTTGTCCATTTGTGAAAAAGATTCATAATATTGTACAAGAGGAGTGCAAGATAGGAAGAAGAGTCATCATTTTTGGAAATCCAAAACATCCAGAAGTGGAAGGCATTCAAGGCTGGGGAGATGAAAATACAGTAGCAGTAGAAAACTTTGAGGGTTTTATGAATTTGAATTTGAAACCAGATGAAAAGATTAGTATTGTTGCACAGACAACATATAATTACAACAAATTCAAAGAAATTCTTGATAAAATAAGTGATTTAGGTTATGATATTAAGTGTTTTAATACGATTTGCAATGCTACACAGGAAAGACAAGTGGAGGCTTGCGAGATTGCGGCCAAAGTAGATGCGATGATTGTGATTGGTGGTAAATCCAGTTCAAACACAGCAAAGCTTGTAGAAATTTGTAAAAATGAGTGTGCAAATACCATTTTTATTCAGACACTTGAAGATTTAAATTTGGATGATTTATTTTCTGTGCGCAGTGTAGGCATTACAGCAGGGGCTTCAACCCCAAAACAAATCATTGAGGAGGTTCATAGTAATGTCAGACCTTAG
- a CDS encoding (d)CMP kinase — protein sequence MLNKRLNIAIDGPAGAGKSTIAKMVSKKLNCIYVDTGAMYRAVALFFIKNGIASDDEKRIAKEIENIQVDIQFEAGDQKVLLNGKDVTEEIRAERVGNWASEISKYTLVREYLVKMQREVATKQDVVMDGRDIGTVVLPQANVKIYLTASSKVRAMRRYNELTQKGVFCDIHDIEQGIMERDAQDMNREISPLRQAKDAILIDSSNMTIDEVVEKIVSLARER from the coding sequence ATGTTGAATAAGAGATTGAATATTGCGATTGATGGACCAGCAGGGGCAGGAAAGTCAACGATTGCAAAAATGGTCAGCAAAAAATTAAATTGTATTTATGTTGATACAGGTGCAATGTATCGCGCTGTGGCATTATTTTTCATTAAAAATGGAATTGCAAGTGATGATGAAAAAAGAATTGCCAAAGAAATAGAGAATATCCAGGTGGATATTCAATTTGAAGCAGGGGATCAGAAAGTATTGCTCAATGGAAAAGATGTCACAGAGGAGATTCGTGCAGAGCGAGTGGGCAATTGGGCAAGTGAAATAAGCAAGTATACTCTTGTTCGAGAGTATCTTGTGAAAATGCAAAGGGAAGTTGCTACAAAGCAAGATGTGGTAATGGATGGGCGAGATATTGGTACAGTGGTATTGCCACAGGCCAATGTAAAAATTTATTTAACGGCATCATCAAAGGTTCGAGCGATGCGCAGGTACAATGAACTCACACAAAAGGGTGTATTTTGTGATATTCATGATATTGAGCAGGGAATTATGGAAAGAGATGCACAAGATATGAATAGAGAAATCTCTCCACTTCGTCAAGCAAAAGATGCAATTCTCATTGATTCATCGAATATGACAATTGATGAAGTGGTGGAAAAAATTGTTTCATTGGCAAGGGAGAGATAG
- a CDS encoding NAD(P)/FAD-dependent oxidoreductase, which yields MSRVIIIGGGAAGILAAVSAAAKGHEVCIYEKNEKLGKKLYITGKGRCNVTNASDMQTVMNNVVRNPKFLYSSFKNLTNEDIMQMIENAGCALKVERGNRVFPVSDHSSDVLKALEKILRDYGVKVFLKSEVTGLLIEEECIKGIMVKGNEKVLADAVIVATGGLSYPATGSTGDGHRFAKRAGHRLKECLPSLVPLVIEEPTCGDLQGLSLKNIEVCVLDGGKELYRDFGEMLFTHFGVSGPVILSSSSYVVESLKKHKLLLHIDLKPALSFEQLEQRVLRDFLEFKNKNLKNALVKLFPARLIPEVIRQSGIPTDIQVNAITKKQRQDLIRATKCLEYTIVGTRGFKEAIITKGGVDVSQINPSTMESKLIKGLYFAGEILDLDALTGGYNLQIAWSTGWCAGEDIEYVE from the coding sequence ATGAGCAGAGTAATCATTATAGGAGGAGGGGCAGCCGGGATTCTGGCTGCCGTTTCTGCAGCTGCCAAAGGGCATGAAGTTTGTATCTATGAAAAAAATGAAAAATTGGGAAAAAAATTATATATCACAGGAAAGGGACGTTGCAATGTGACCAACGCCTCAGATATGCAGACAGTGATGAACAATGTAGTTCGCAATCCCAAATTTTTATACAGTTCATTTAAGAATTTGACGAATGAAGATATTATGCAGATGATTGAAAATGCTGGCTGTGCCCTTAAGGTAGAGAGAGGAAATCGAGTATTTCCTGTTTCGGACCATTCATCTGATGTATTAAAGGCATTGGAAAAGATATTGAGGGACTATGGTGTAAAGGTATTTTTAAAATCTGAGGTTACAGGACTTTTGATTGAGGAAGAGTGTATTAAGGGGATTATGGTAAAGGGAAATGAGAAAGTGCTAGCGGATGCTGTCATTGTTGCGACAGGGGGATTAAGTTACCCAGCGACAGGTTCAACAGGGGACGGCCATCGCTTTGCAAAGAGGGCAGGACATCGGTTGAAGGAATGCCTGCCTTCACTTGTTCCCCTAGTGATTGAGGAGCCAACTTGTGGAGATTTACAGGGACTTTCTCTAAAGAATATCGAAGTTTGTGTACTCGATGGAGGTAAAGAACTCTACAGAGATTTTGGTGAAATGTTATTTACTCACTTTGGTGTCAGCGGTCCTGTCATTTTATCCTCAAGTTCTTATGTAGTGGAAAGCTTAAAAAAGCATAAGTTGTTGCTTCATATTGATTTAAAGCCTGCACTGAGCTTTGAACAATTGGAACAAAGAGTTCTTCGAGATTTCTTGGAATTTAAAAATAAGAATTTAAAGAATGCTTTGGTGAAGCTATTTCCAGCAAGATTGATTCCGGAAGTGATTCGTCAATCGGGTATTCCAACTGATATTCAAGTCAATGCAATTACAAAGAAGCAGAGACAAGATTTAATTCGAGCAACAAAATGTTTGGAATATACGATTGTGGGTACACGAGGATTTAAGGAGGCCATTATCACAAAAGGTGGTGTCGATGTTTCTCAAATCAATCCTTCAACTATGGAATCAAAGCTCATTAAGGGCTTGTATTTTGCAGGGGAAATATTGGATTTGGATGCACTGACTGGGGGCTATAATTTGCAAATTGCATGGTCAACAGGTTGGTGTGCTGGAGAGGATATAGAATATGTTGAATAA
- a CDS encoding aspartate kinase: MKKVVKFGGSSLASAKQFKKVSDIINADKARRFVVPSAPGKRDSKDEKVTDMLYQAYEAASTGGSYKKVFEKIKDRYQSIIDGLGLNLNLDMEFKKIEENFLAKQGKEYAASRGEYLNGMVLANYLGCDFLDAAEVIFFNEDGTFDAEYTNAEISARLENVKGKVVIPGFYGIDHSGKIRTFSRGGSDITGSIVARAIHADVYENWTDVSGFLIADPRIIKDPAVIETITYRELRELSYMGASVLHEDAIFPVRAEGIPINIRNTNRPEDKGTLIVESTCKRPRYTITGIAGKKGFCSINVDKAMMNAEVGFCRKVLEVFDENDISIEHMPSGIDTMSVFVHQDEFEDHEQRVVAGIHRKAKPDSVEMESGLALVAVVGRGMKANRGTAGRIFAALAHARINVKMIDQGSSEFNIIIGVRECDFESAIKAIYDIFVTVEL, from the coding sequence ATGAAGAAAGTAGTTAAGTTTGGCGGAAGTTCACTGGCAAGTGCAAAGCAATTTAAGAAGGTGAGCGACATTATCAATGCAGATAAGGCGAGAAGATTTGTTGTTCCTTCCGCACCAGGCAAGAGGGATTCAAAGGATGAGAAGGTAACAGATATGCTGTATCAAGCATATGAGGCTGCTTCTACAGGGGGATCTTACAAGAAGGTATTTGAAAAAATTAAAGACAGATATCAGAGTATTATTGATGGCCTGGGACTCAACTTAAATCTCGATATGGAATTTAAGAAAATCGAGGAGAATTTCCTAGCAAAGCAGGGAAAGGAGTATGCGGCATCTCGTGGCGAATACCTCAATGGTATGGTGTTGGCAAACTATTTGGGTTGTGACTTCTTGGATGCAGCAGAGGTTATTTTCTTCAATGAAGATGGCACATTTGATGCAGAATATACAAATGCAGAGATTTCTGCAAGGCTTGAAAATGTAAAGGGAAAGGTGGTTATTCCAGGATTTTATGGCATTGATCACAGTGGGAAGATTCGAACATTTTCAAGAGGTGGATCAGATATCACTGGGTCGATTGTAGCTAGAGCCATTCATGCGGATGTCTATGAGAACTGGACGGATGTATCTGGATTTTTAATTGCAGACCCTAGAATTATTAAGGATCCAGCAGTGATTGAGACCATCACCTATAGAGAGCTGAGAGAGCTTTCTTATATGGGGGCGAGTGTATTGCATGAGGATGCAATTTTTCCAGTAAGGGCAGAGGGTATTCCAATCAATATTCGCAATACCAATCGTCCAGAGGACAAGGGAACACTGATTGTGGAGAGCACTTGTAAGCGACCAAGATATACGATTACAGGCATTGCGGGCAAGAAGGGATTTTGTTCCATCAATGTAGATAAGGCGATGATGAATGCAGAAGTTGGATTTTGTCGCAAAGTACTTGAGGTGTTTGATGAGAATGACATTTCGATTGAGCATATGCCATCAGGTATTGATACGATGTCCGTATTTGTTCATCAGGATGAATTTGAAGATCATGAGCAAAGAGTTGTTGCGGGCATTCATCGCAAGGCAAAGCCAGATTCTGTGGAAATGGAATCAGGACTTGCATTGGTTGCTGTTGTGGGAAGAGGAATGAAGGCCAATCGTGGTACAGCAGGAAGGATTTTTGCTGCATTGGCTCATGCAAGAATCAATGTCAAGATGATTGATCAGGGTTCTTCAGAGTTTAATATCATTATTGGTGTGAGAGAATGTGATTTTGAATCCGCAATTAAGGCAATTTATGATATTTTTGTTACTGTGGAGTTATAA
- a CDS encoding phosphoribosylformylglycinamidine synthase — MTVKRIYVEKKPEFAVRAGELREDIKRYIGCQGLEGVRVLIRYDIENISETTYKKSLDTIFSEPPLDDLYEEEFPHDEKDVIFSVEYLPGQFDQRADSAVQCIQLLDATENPAIVSATTYVLRGEFSPEEIESIKSFCINPVDSRETGMEKPQTLIAHYDVPKDVIIFEHFRDMTEMELKSLYQSLNLAMTFKDFEFIRDYFRDEEKRDPSMTEIRVLDTYWSDHCRHTTFQTELKDIDFGEGYYRKPMEDTFHRYKTDREVLYKGREDKYICLMDIALLAMKKLKKEGILTDVEESDEINACSIVVPIDVDGVTQEWLINFKNETHNHPTEIEPFGGAATCLGGAIRDPLSGRTYVYQAMRVTGAADPTRPLKETLHGKLPQKKIVTGAARGYSSYGNQIGLATGYVKEIYHPDYVAKRMEIGAVMGAAPRKDVKRLNSDPGDIIILLGGRTGRDGCGGATGSSKVHTTTSIDTCGAEVQKGNAPTERKIQRLFRRPEVSRLIKKCNDFGAGGVSVAIGELASGLTIDLDLVPKKYAGLDGTEIAISESQERMAVVIDPKDVKEFLAYAAEENLEAVEVAKVEENPRLVMNWRGKTIVDISRAFLDTNGAHQEANVSVEIPDEKANPFVQGDIEDVRGKWLDTLKDLNVCSQKGLVEMFDSSIGAGSVLMPYGGKYQRSETQVMVAKVPVLHGKTDAVTMMSYGYDPYLSSWSPYHGAIYAVLSSVAKIVAGGGDYKKIHFTFQEYFRRMSEDPGRWSQPFAALLGAYDAQLGFGLGSIGGKDSMSGTFNDIDVPPTLVSFAVDVANASHILSPEFKKPGNKIILLRAKRNEYDLPDYEYIKDQYAKFFEDVKSGRIVSAYATERSGVAEAIAKMSFGNMLGAKIEHNFDPRDFFAPGYGNIVAEVPGEYVGQLAITYTVIGEVTDDAKLSYSNTEISLDEALKVWEAPLEGVFPTTTQESVPSPMETKLFEAKDIYICKNKVAKPRVFIPVFPGTNCEYDSIRAFEKVGAQAQAFVFRNLSAQDIRDSVELYKKEIAQSQIIMFPGGFSAGDEPEGSAKFFAAVFRNAVIKEEIEKLLGQRDGLVLGICNGFQALVKLGLVPNGQIGVQAKDAPTLAMNNIGRHISKEVYLKVVSNKSPWLAQAELGKVYTNPASHGEGKFVATKEWLDQLFANGQVATQYVDLAGNPTMDDEWNPNGSYGAIEGITSPDGRVFGKMAHAERRGKDIAINIYGDQDMKIFASGVAYFK; from the coding sequence ATGACGGTCAAGCGAATTTATGTCGAGAAGAAACCAGAGTTTGCAGTTCGAGCAGGAGAGTTGAGAGAGGATATCAAAAGATACATCGGGTGCCAGGGACTAGAGGGTGTTCGTGTTCTGATCCGATATGATATTGAAAATATTTCTGAGACCACATATAAAAAATCTCTGGATACTATTTTTTCTGAACCGCCGCTAGATGATCTCTATGAGGAAGAGTTTCCACATGACGAGAAGGATGTTATTTTTTCTGTAGAGTATTTACCAGGTCAGTTTGATCAAAGGGCAGATTCAGCGGTGCAATGCATTCAATTGCTGGATGCCACAGAGAATCCTGCCATTGTTTCGGCTACAACTTATGTATTGCGTGGGGAATTTTCGCCAGAAGAAATAGAGAGTATTAAGAGTTTTTGTATTAATCCAGTGGACTCTAGAGAGACAGGAATGGAAAAGCCACAGACATTGATTGCTCACTACGATGTACCAAAGGATGTCATTATTTTTGAGCACTTTCGAGATATGACAGAGATGGAATTAAAGTCTTTGTATCAAAGTCTCAATCTTGCGATGACATTTAAAGATTTTGAGTTTATTCGAGATTACTTTAGAGATGAGGAAAAGAGAGACCCATCGATGACAGAGATTCGTGTGCTCGATACCTATTGGTCTGATCATTGTCGTCACACAACTTTCCAGACAGAACTCAAAGATATTGATTTTGGTGAGGGATACTATAGAAAGCCGATGGAAGATACATTTCATCGCTATAAAACCGACAGAGAAGTTTTGTATAAGGGCAGAGAGGATAAGTATATTTGTTTGATGGATATTGCTCTGCTGGCAATGAAAAAGTTAAAGAAAGAGGGAATCTTGACTGATGTCGAGGAATCGGATGAGATTAATGCCTGCTCCATTGTTGTTCCCATTGATGTGGATGGAGTGACACAGGAGTGGCTAATTAATTTTAAAAATGAGACACACAATCATCCTACAGAAATCGAGCCATTTGGTGGAGCAGCAACCTGTCTTGGTGGTGCAATTCGAGATCCATTGTCGGGTAGAACCTATGTCTATCAAGCGATGCGTGTGACGGGGGCAGCAGATCCAACTCGTCCGCTCAAGGAGACCTTGCATGGAAAATTGCCACAGAAAAAGATTGTGACAGGGGCAGCTAGAGGATATTCGTCCTATGGAAATCAAATTGGTTTGGCAACAGGTTATGTAAAGGAGATTTATCATCCAGACTATGTGGCTAAGCGCATGGAGATTGGTGCGGTTATGGGTGCAGCACCAAGAAAAGATGTCAAGAGATTGAATTCTGATCCAGGCGATATCATTATTTTACTGGGTGGAAGAACTGGTCGAGATGGCTGTGGTGGTGCAACAGGCTCAAGTAAGGTGCATACAACAACCTCTATTGACACTTGTGGTGCTGAGGTTCAAAAGGGAAATGCACCTACAGAGAGAAAGATTCAAAGATTGTTTAGAAGACCAGAAGTTAGTCGATTAATTAAAAAGTGCAATGACTTTGGTGCAGGTGGTGTTTCTGTGGCTATTGGAGAGCTGGCCAGTGGTTTGACGATTGATCTTGATCTTGTGCCAAAAAAATATGCAGGGCTTGATGGAACAGAGATTGCGATTTCTGAATCTCAAGAGAGAATGGCTGTTGTGATTGATCCAAAGGATGTGAAGGAATTTTTGGCCTATGCTGCTGAGGAAAATTTAGAGGCTGTTGAAGTGGCAAAGGTAGAAGAAAATCCTCGCCTTGTGATGAATTGGAGAGGAAAAACTATTGTTGACATCAGTAGAGCTTTTCTTGACACCAATGGTGCTCACCAGGAGGCAAATGTCAGCGTGGAGATTCCAGATGAAAAAGCCAATCCATTTGTTCAAGGAGATATTGAAGATGTCAGAGGAAAATGGCTTGACACATTGAAGGATCTCAATGTTTGTTCACAAAAGGGACTTGTGGAGATGTTTGATAGCTCAATTGGAGCAGGTAGTGTGTTGATGCCATATGGTGGAAAATATCAGCGTTCAGAGACACAAGTAATGGTGGCCAAGGTACCTGTTTTACACGGAAAGACAGATGCAGTGACGATGATGAGTTATGGATATGATCCATATTTATCTAGCTGGAGCCCATATCATGGTGCCATTTATGCCGTTTTGTCCTCTGTGGCTAAAATTGTTGCTGGTGGTGGAGATTACAAAAAGATTCATTTTACTTTTCAGGAGTACTTCCGCAGAATGAGCGAAGATCCAGGGCGTTGGAGCCAGCCATTTGCAGCACTTTTGGGTGCCTATGATGCACAGCTTGGATTTGGACTTGGCTCTATTGGAGGAAAAGATTCGATGTCAGGAACATTTAATGATATCGATGTTCCACCGACATTGGTTTCTTTTGCTGTCGATGTGGCCAATGCCAGTCACATTCTCAGTCCAGAATTTAAGAAACCAGGCAATAAAATTATTCTTCTTCGAGCAAAGAGAAATGAGTATGACTTGCCAGATTATGAGTATATTAAAGATCAATATGCGAAATTCTTTGAGGATGTCAAGAGCGGACGCATTGTATCAGCCTATGCAACAGAGCGTTCAGGTGTGGCTGAGGCCATTGCCAAGATGAGTTTTGGAAATATGCTCGGTGCCAAGATTGAGCACAATTTTGATCCAAGAGATTTCTTTGCTCCAGGTTATGGAAATATTGTTGCTGAGGTTCCAGGAGAATATGTGGGACAGCTTGCCATCACTTATACTGTTATTGGAGAAGTGACAGATGATGCGAAGTTAAGTTATAGCAATACAGAGATTTCTTTGGATGAGGCACTCAAGGTATGGGAGGCACCGCTTGAGGGAGTGTTCCCAACAACAACGCAAGAATCTGTGCCATCGCCAATGGAGACAAAGTTATTTGAGGCAAAGGATATCTATATTTGCAAGAATAAGGTGGCAAAACCAAGAGTATTTATTCCAGTTTTCCCTGGAACCAATTGTGAGTATGATTCCATTCGAGCTTTTGAAAAAGTTGGTGCACAGGCACAGGCGTTTGTATTTCGAAATCTCTCAGCACAGGATATTCGTGATTCTGTAGAACTTTATAAGAAGGAGATTGCACAATCTCAGATTATTATGTTCCCAGGTGGCTTCTCTGCAGGAGATGAACCAGAAGGATCGGCGAAGTTTTTTGCGGCTGTATTTAGAAATGCAGTTATTAAGGAAGAAATTGAAAAATTGCTTGGTCAAAGAGATGGCTTGGTGCTTGGTATCTGCAATGGCTTTCAGGCACTCGTAAAGCTTGGCCTTGTACCAAATGGTCAGATTGGTGTTCAGGCCAAGGATGCACCGACATTGGCGATGAATAATATTGGGCGACATATCTCAAAGGAAGTATACCTAAAAGTAGTGTCCAATAAATCTCCATGGCTTGCACAGGCTGAGCTTGGCAAGGTATATACAAATCCTGCTTCTCATGGAGAGGGAAAATTTGTTGCGACCAAGGAGTGGTTAGATCAATTATTTGCCAATGGACAGGTGGCGACACAATATGTTGATTTGGCAGGAAATCCAACAATGGATGATGAATGGAATCCGAATGGATCCTATGGGGCAATTGAAGGAATTACAAGTCCAGATGGACGAGTATTTGGAAAGATGGCCCATGCGGAAAGAAGAGGTAAGGATATTGCCATCAATATTTATGGTGACCAAGATATGAAGATATTTGCATCGGGAGTTGCCTATTTTAAATAA